One genomic window of Glycine max cultivar Williams 82 chromosome 16, Glycine_max_v4.0, whole genome shotgun sequence includes the following:
- the LOC100791729 gene encoding CASP-like protein ARALYDRAFT_485429, which produces MLRACLGLNYHGRMEELPGAFGSSASLALRLGQTVFSTASLLFMCLDVDFYGYTAFCYLVTVMGLVIPWSITLLVVDAYSVFIKCLPLQRRLVLIVFLGDMILSYLSLAAACSTASVTDLLLDADRSYCPPKLCGRYQLSAAMAFLSWFLSSASSLFNFWLFPSL; this is translated from the exons ATGTTACGGGCATGTTTGGGGTTGAATTACCATGGTAGAATGGAGGAGCTGCCAGGGGCGTTTGGAAGCAGCGCCAGTTTGGCTCTCCGGTTGGGCCAAACAGTCTTTTCCACAGCTTCCCTTCTCTTCATGTGTTTGGATGTTGATTTCTACGGCTACACTGCTTTctg CTACTTGGTAACTGTCATGGGTTTGGTAATTCCCTGGAGCATAACACTGTTGGTTGTAGATGCATACTCTGTCTTTATAAAATGTTTACCCCTCCAACGAAGACTTGTACTGATCGTCTTTCTGGGAGACATG ATTTTGTCATATCTCTCATTAGCTGCAGCATGTTCAACAGCCAGTGTCACAGATCTCCTGCTTGATGCCGATCGATCCTATTGCCCACCAAAGTTATGTGGTAGATATCAATTGTCTGCTGCTATGGCCTTCTTGTCTTGGTTTCTTTCATCAGCATCCTCTCTGTTTAACTTCTGGCTTTTCCCTTCTTTGTAA